One genomic window of Desulfurococcus mucosus DSM 2162 includes the following:
- a CDS encoding tryptophan--tRNA ligase yields the protein MGVKLDPWGHYAIEDYVKLLAEFGIHPIDEVLGSLPRKHMYFERRVIFGHRDFNLWLDALKHGEKVAVLTGFMPSGRPHLGTAMVYEELRFLQSLGAHVKIVIADAEAYIVRREERSDVVKRGVDFIAHAIAWGIDPEKAEFYYQTAMDNEYYRLIQMFSRKISMAEMEAIYGELTPGKIVASLTQAADILHLQLDKYGGYRHVVVPVGADQDPHLRLTRDLADRFEQELGLKRPSSIYHKLLRGLDGNKMSKSRPEFAIHLDDDPDLAEKKLLNALTGGRATADEQRRLGGEPWKCSIYELYVYHLVGDDSELREVYDECVTGRVLCGQCKRRAVERLKRRLIEHQERYREVLSSGIVDKVLRKPSF from the coding sequence ATGGGTGTCAAACTCGATCCATGGGGTCACTACGCTATAGAGGACTACGTTAAGCTCCTCGCGGAATTCGGGATCCACCCTATAGACGAGGTGCTGGGATCCCTACCCAGGAAGCACATGTACTTCGAGAGACGGGTTATCTTCGGGCACCGCGACTTCAACCTATGGCTCGACGCGCTTAAACATGGTGAAAAAGTCGCAGTGCTCACGGGCTTCATGCCGAGCGGTAGACCGCACCTTGGTACAGCCATGGTGTACGAGGAGCTGAGGTTCCTTCAATCCCTCGGAGCCCATGTGAAGATAGTTATAGCTGATGCAGAAGCATACATAGTTAGACGTGAGGAGAGAAGCGACGTGGTGAAGAGAGGCGTAGACTTCATTGCACACGCAATAGCATGGGGGATAGACCCCGAGAAGGCTGAGTTCTACTATCAGACAGCCATGGATAACGAGTACTATAGGCTCATACAAATGTTCTCCCGTAAGATATCTATGGCGGAGATGGAGGCCATTTACGGGGAGCTGACCCCAGGCAAGATAGTTGCATCACTAACCCAGGCAGCCGACATACTGCACCTCCAGCTCGACAAGTACGGCGGCTACAGGCATGTTGTAGTCCCAGTGGGAGCGGACCAAGACCCCCATCTAAGGCTTACCAGGGATCTAGCAGACAGGTTCGAACAGGAGTTGGGGTTGAAGAGGCCGAGTTCCATATACCATAAACTCCTGAGAGGGCTCGACGGTAATAAGATGAGTAAGAGCCGCCCCGAGTTCGCAATACACCTCGACGACGACCCGGATCTAGCGGAGAAAAAACTGTTGAACGCGCTGACCGGTGGGAGGGCCACGGCCGATGAGCAAAGGAGGCTTGGAGGAGAGCCTTGGAAATGCAGCATATACGAGCTCTACGTGTACCACCTTGTAGGCGACGACAGCGAGCTCCGCGAGGTCTACGATGAGTGTGTAACAGGCAGGGTGCTATGCGGGCAGTGCAAGCGTAGAGCGGTTGAGAGGCTTAAGAGGAGGCTCATCGAGCACCAGGAGAGATACAGGGAGGTGTTGTCAAGCGGTATAGTGGATAAAGTGTTGAGGAAGCCCTCGTTCTAA
- a CDS encoding Hsp20/alpha crystallin family protein: MGFDPLDEFVKKMRELVRDLENTMRRQLAMEAEAIEPLYTVNQYPDRYEVIIDMPLADLSVLSVSIRDQRLTVECALREKIRFERWSVHRSVEHRAYRLELRLPPDVIPEEAVVEKSEAKSMIRVRIPRRPLRGLNA; encoded by the coding sequence ATGGGGTTCGACCCGCTTGACGAGTTCGTGAAGAAGATGAGGGAGCTCGTCAGGGATCTCGAGAACACTATGCGTAGACAACTCGCGATGGAGGCTGAGGCCATAGAACCCCTCTACACGGTTAACCAGTATCCCGACAGATATGAGGTGATAATAGACATGCCTCTAGCCGATCTCAGCGTGCTATCCGTGAGCATCAGGGATCAAAGACTCACCGTTGAGTGCGCCCTGAGAGAGAAGATCCGTTTTGAAAGATGGAGTGTGCATAGGAGCGTGGAGCATAGGGCGTATCGCCTCGAACTACGTCTACCCCCCGATGTGATACCTGAGGAAGCAGTGGTCGAGAAGTCTGAGGCTAAATCCATGATCAGGGTTAGGATACCTAGGAGGCCTCTCAGAGGCCTCAACGCCTGA
- a CDS encoding proteasome assembly chaperone family protein: protein MSLKRVWNTVFLHPGRAPVSKHARCSPMDKPVRTLRFDTISIYEYSEALRQDGPPRFLILSFPDTGLVSSIAGRHLVVSEGFSIVGEIDAPSLSHISVVHNGRAVSPIQIYYSEASRILMVLSEVPLPLGIMHPLIDSILTYLHGLGMENVVTVSGLAVPNRFELEKPNVFLLSTGEWRGLKELGFEELKEGFITGPYAALMKEARRRGVNALVIFVESFYDIPDPESAAVGLQALSKVTGLEVDVSRLISEAELLKLKMRDLMRQTREAMSSLEKDLEKKMPLMYT, encoded by the coding sequence GTGAGCTTGAAACGCGTCTGGAACACCGTGTTCCTGCACCCGGGGCGGGCGCCCGTCTCGAAGCATGCGAGGTGTTCCCCCATGGATAAGCCTGTGAGGACCCTGCGGTTCGACACCATATCCATATACGAGTACTCCGAGGCCTTGAGGCAGGATGGCCCTCCACGCTTCCTCATACTGAGCTTCCCTGACACAGGTCTCGTCTCATCGATTGCCGGACGCCACCTCGTCGTGAGCGAGGGCTTCAGTATTGTGGGAGAAATAGATGCTCCCAGCCTCTCACATATCTCCGTTGTCCATAATGGGCGTGCCGTGAGCCCTATACAGATATATTATTCTGAGGCAAGCAGGATACTCATGGTGCTTTCGGAAGTGCCTCTCCCCTTGGGTATAATGCACCCGTTAATCGACTCCATTCTCACATACCTCCATGGTTTAGGGATGGAGAATGTTGTGACCGTGTCAGGCCTAGCGGTGCCAAATAGGTTCGAGCTCGAGAAGCCTAATGTATTCCTGTTGTCGACAGGGGAGTGGAGGGGGTTGAAGGAACTAGGCTTTGAAGAGTTGAAGGAGGGCTTCATCACGGGTCCCTATGCTGCACTCATGAAGGAGGCTAGGAGGAGGGGGGTCAACGCTTTAGTAATCTTCGTTGAATCCTTCTACGACATCCCGGATCCAGAGTCCGCTGCTGTAGGTTTACAGGCTCTTTCAAAGGTCACAGGCCTCGAGGTGGATGTGAGCAGGTTGATTAGTGAGGCAGAGCTTCTGAAGCTGAAGATGCGTGACTTAATGAGGCAGACGAGGGAGGCTATGAGTAGCTTAGAGAAGGATCTGGAGAAGAAAATGCCCTTGATGTATACTTAA
- a CDS encoding DUF2153 domain-containing protein: protein MDGFFDNLDSWVKRQNTVREMFKRAEQNYEELDRLALITLSRLAFQHMEKTIEAFDQWLKDPMITSHMPREMLVELWSRLRVILYELIELDIDHTSKFSEHLKKLAAENAINPLFAFEKEEKEGRRGVSPTI, encoded by the coding sequence ATGGATGGATTTTTCGATAATCTGGATTCATGGGTGAAGCGGCAGAATACTGTGAGAGAGATGTTTAAGAGGGCTGAACAGAACTACGAGGAGCTGGATCGGTTAGCGTTGATAACTCTCTCAAGGCTTGCGTTCCAGCACATGGAGAAAACAATCGAGGCATTCGACCAATGGTTGAAGGATCCCATGATAACCAGTCATATGCCCAGGGAAATGCTGGTGGAGTTATGGTCTAGGCTCAGGGTCATCCTCTACGAGCTGATAGAGCTCGACATAGATCATACAAGTAAGTTCAGTGAGCACTTGAAGAAACTCGCAGCGGAGAACGCGATAAACCCGTTGTTCGCCTTTGAAAAAGAGGAGAAGGAAGGCAGACGCGGTGTATCGCCAACGATATGA
- a CDS encoding RuvB-like helicase, which yields MSEIRVEPVSRRRISAHSHIMGLGLDEKGKAKMVGDGLVGQTEAREAAGIVVKMIREGRIAGRGILLVGPPGTGKTALAVAIARELGEETPFVIMSGSEVYSTEKKKTEILMEALRKALGVKLREVRKVYEGVVKEVKIRRARHPMVPYLTVPVEARIVLATRDEELALTVPEEVTQQILEIGVRKGDVIWIDAETGRVHRVGRSREVEGARTYDVETKRIVEVPKGPVKKEKEIVNVLTLHDLDAIYAAQRSMISFFGLTFEREIPSEVRRQVDETVKKWIDEKKAEIIPGVLFIDDAHMLDIEAFSFLTRAMESEFAPILILATNRGIARIRGTDIESPHGMPLDLLDRLLIIPTRPYTPEEIREIIKIRASEEEVNISSEALEKLVEIGSKTSLRYAVQLLEPARIIAEERGSDRIDVEDVEKARKLFIDVSVSTEYLKQYEKLFMK from the coding sequence ATGAGTGAGATACGTGTGGAACCGGTTTCACGTAGAAGGATAAGCGCGCACAGCCACATCATGGGGCTCGGGCTAGATGAGAAAGGCAAGGCTAAAATGGTTGGAGACGGGCTCGTGGGGCAAACAGAGGCAAGGGAAGCCGCTGGAATAGTCGTCAAGATGATTAGAGAGGGCCGGATAGCTGGAAGAGGCATCCTGCTCGTCGGGCCCCCGGGCACCGGGAAAACAGCCCTAGCAGTAGCCATAGCCAGGGAGCTCGGCGAGGAGACACCCTTCGTCATAATGAGTGGTAGCGAGGTATACAGCACGGAGAAAAAGAAAACCGAGATACTCATGGAGGCCCTGAGAAAAGCCCTTGGCGTGAAGCTCAGGGAGGTTAGAAAGGTCTATGAAGGCGTCGTCAAAGAAGTGAAGATCCGAAGAGCCAGGCACCCGATGGTTCCCTATTTAACAGTGCCTGTAGAGGCCCGTATAGTTTTGGCGACAAGGGATGAGGAGCTTGCGTTAACAGTCCCGGAGGAAGTGACACAGCAGATCCTCGAGATAGGTGTGCGTAAAGGCGACGTCATATGGATTGACGCGGAGACAGGTAGGGTTCACAGGGTTGGACGCTCAAGGGAAGTAGAGGGTGCTAGAACATATGATGTAGAGACGAAGAGAATAGTTGAAGTACCTAAGGGTCCCGTTAAAAAGGAGAAGGAGATAGTGAACGTGCTAACCCTCCACGACCTGGATGCAATATACGCTGCTCAGAGAAGCATGATCAGCTTCTTCGGGCTCACCTTTGAAAGAGAAATACCCTCAGAGGTGAGACGCCAAGTAGACGAGACGGTTAAGAAGTGGATCGATGAGAAGAAAGCCGAGATAATACCCGGCGTACTCTTCATAGATGACGCACACATGCTCGACATAGAGGCCTTCAGCTTCCTTACAAGAGCTATGGAGAGCGAGTTCGCGCCAATACTGATCCTGGCAACTAATAGAGGCATAGCCAGGATAAGGGGTACAGACATAGAGTCCCCTCACGGTATGCCACTGGACTTGCTCGACAGGCTCCTGATAATACCTACACGCCCCTACACTCCGGAGGAGATAAGGGAGATAATAAAGATACGTGCCAGTGAAGAAGAGGTAAACATATCTAGCGAGGCCCTTGAGAAACTGGTTGAGATAGGGAGCAAGACAAGCCTACGCTACGCGGTCCAACTCCTTGAGCCGGCCAGGATAATAGCTGAGGAAAGAGGCTCGGACAGAATAGATGTGGAGGACGTTGAGAAAGCCAGGAAGCTCTTCATAGACGTGTCAGTGAGCACAGAGTACTTGAAGCAGTATGAGAAGCTCTTCATGAAGTAG
- a CDS encoding aminotransferase class I/II-fold pyridoxal phosphate-dependent enzyme — MNTAGNPEKARRWLEEARSRTPHHSDGSILGSMTTAPHPIGVEAFKEFIHVNGNDPVIYPVVEEASRILIEGVGALLGAEHGIHTSGGTESNILALYIGRRISRGRENTVVAPSSVHRSIDKACLLMGCRLVKIPVDPLKPVDPGVLEEYVRKHKPFAVVVTAGTTEAGVVDPVKEAGEIAEEHGVFLHVDAAYGGLLIPFLHRRGYLAEDLRMYPGVSSISVDMHKNGCAPIPSSILFLSRRDYIEEACFEMEYMPRGRSCGLLGTRPGGAVIAAAAVFMTIGAKGYEENAVRMMENALYLHENLSHLPMITSYKPILPLNVFKSTIYTYEELFKALLDRKLYVYKSPSLQALRVVVMPHVEKAHLDRLINALKSIHGVQ; from the coding sequence ATGAATACGGCTGGAAACCCTGAGAAAGCCAGGAGGTGGCTTGAGGAAGCCCGCTCCAGGACACCGCACCACTCCGATGGATCGATACTTGGCTCCATGACCACGGCACCACACCCCATTGGAGTCGAGGCCTTCAAGGAATTCATACATGTGAACGGCAACGACCCAGTCATATACCCGGTGGTTGAGGAGGCATCGAGGATACTTATAGAGGGAGTAGGGGCGTTACTCGGCGCTGAACACGGCATCCACACCTCAGGGGGCACCGAGTCAAACATACTGGCCCTCTACATAGGTAGAAGGATCAGTAGGGGCAGAGAGAACACCGTGGTAGCCCCTTCATCAGTCCATAGATCAATTGACAAGGCATGTCTTCTCATGGGGTGCCGCCTTGTAAAGATACCTGTAGACCCACTTAAACCAGTGGATCCAGGGGTGCTCGAGGAATATGTGAGGAAGCATAAGCCCTTCGCGGTAGTAGTAACGGCTGGAACGACTGAGGCAGGGGTAGTCGACCCGGTTAAAGAGGCTGGTGAGATAGCGGAGGAACACGGGGTCTTCCTCCATGTTGACGCAGCATACGGAGGCCTCCTCATACCGTTCCTACATAGAAGAGGCTACCTCGCAGAGGATTTGAGAATGTACCCCGGGGTCTCAAGCATCAGTGTCGACATGCATAAGAACGGCTGTGCCCCGATACCTTCAAGCATACTCTTCCTTTCACGGAGAGACTACATTGAGGAGGCATGCTTCGAGATGGAGTATATGCCGCGAGGGAGGTCCTGCGGCCTCCTCGGCACCAGGCCCGGGGGAGCGGTGATCGCGGCTGCAGCAGTCTTCATGACTATTGGTGCTAAGGGATACGAGGAGAACGCTGTGAGGATGATGGAGAATGCACTTTACCTACATGAAAACCTCTCGCATCTCCCCATGATTACCTCCTACAAGCCGATTCTACCGCTCAACGTCTTCAAGTCAACGATATACACGTATGAGGAGCTCTTCAAGGCACTGCTTGACAGGAAGCTATATGTCTACAAGTCGCCGTCGCTGCAGGCATTACGCGTCGTTGTAATGCCCCACGTGGAGAAGGCGCATTTAGATAGGCTTATCAACGCACTTAAATCAATACACGGGGTGCAATGA
- a CDS encoding RIO1 family regulatory kinase/ATPase, producing the protein MNPGEIYRSLTSDDFKVLAAVEKGVSRGREYVPLEMLEKISGLHEEKLVLILGKLHELKLVKRKTISGYKAYRLTYMGYDMLAFRALVAGNILEAIGDRIGVGKESEIYLGLAPGGLKVAVKVLRIGRTSFRRTKLLRSWSSRPHMSWYDESKLAAEREFKALKALSSVNALVPVPIGYNRHVVVVEYVEGVELYTRPDLSRPGEVLDLIVETIGKAYRDVGIVHGDLSEYNIIVTADEKPYIIDWPQYVYRDEPNAVTLLRRDLSYIARFFSKVYGLHVDVEALFNRVVNPG; encoded by the coding sequence GTGAACCCTGGCGAGATATATAGGTCTCTAACAAGCGACGACTTCAAGGTGCTGGCTGCCGTAGAGAAGGGTGTTTCAAGAGGAAGAGAATATGTTCCATTAGAGATGCTTGAGAAGATAAGCGGGCTCCACGAGGAGAAACTAGTCCTAATACTTGGTAAGCTCCACGAGTTGAAGCTCGTGAAGAGGAAGACTATATCCGGCTACAAGGCTTACAGGCTCACATACATGGGTTACGACATGCTTGCATTCAGGGCGTTGGTTGCTGGGAACATACTCGAGGCGATAGGCGACAGGATAGGCGTCGGTAAGGAGAGCGAGATATACCTGGGGCTTGCACCAGGCGGCTTAAAGGTGGCTGTAAAAGTTCTCAGGATAGGTAGAACCAGCTTCCGTAGAACCAAGCTCCTTAGGTCCTGGAGTAGTAGGCCGCATATGTCGTGGTATGATGAGTCGAAGCTTGCAGCTGAAAGAGAGTTCAAGGCCTTGAAAGCTCTTTCATCGGTTAATGCACTTGTACCAGTCCCAATCGGGTACAACAGGCATGTCGTTGTAGTAGAGTACGTGGAGGGAGTGGAGCTCTACACGCGCCCGGATCTCAGTAGGCCCGGCGAAGTATTAGATCTCATCGTGGAGACCATTGGTAAAGCATACAGGGATGTCGGTATAGTCCACGGAGACCTAAGCGAATACAACATCATAGTGACGGCTGATGAGAAACCCTACATAATAGATTGGCCGCAATACGTGTACCGCGATGAACCAAACGCTGTAACCCTGCTGAGAAGGGATCTTTCATATATCGCAAGGTTCTTCAGCAAGGTCTACGGACTACACGTAGATGTAGAGGCACTCTTCAACAGGGTGGTTAACCCCGGCTGA
- a CDS encoding DUF460 domain-containing protein, producing the protein MGVDIQPGSSPNSRRQPLYSVVILRGGELVASFEDIELHRLLRLVLEYHVDTIAVDNIYELAPSENALRKILELLPSGVRVVQTTGLPGGSRSIGDIARELGMDPRVQTPLKTAYINALAAYKGIGQEVKVFAEKTRIVITKGRSVSQGGMSRDRFLRGIRASIVQATKEVKRVLDENGFDYDMVIKRSKGGLEKSVFIVYAPRDSLHGLVKQFRYKNVRIMIKPYRSRRLLEVGEEKTRIPVIVGVDPGMGIGVAVLTLDGVPLLVTSMKSPDRDDVVAAVSELGRPIIVATDVSRPPETVVKLAAMLNAVLYAPDQDMSVDDKNRIAREYMDRYSVDIPDAHARDALAAAVKAYNKYRNTIEEAKSKLAGIRDVDRYQLIAEVLRGRPLSEVLEEYFKRNIPRRQPIVEEKPTTQQGCGKLREKVSALEALVRRLIEDVEKRDSYIRDLELELRLMRSRKPGVEEYERKISSLIEEIEALRRRIDDKDAVIRELYGKLLTLEGNIVKLGRGELIMLPRAGSQAVRQGSISRGVYMDKVLEIPAELREALTNVRGFIASPIVEVDPLKERIPVVKPETVVEIGDYVLVDKGVVEKAEELWRRINELVELEKHERILRMIEDYQRSRLKKQTPNTG; encoded by the coding sequence ATGGGTGTAGACATACAGCCTGGTTCATCGCCTAACAGTAGGAGGCAGCCGCTCTACTCAGTGGTGATACTCAGGGGAGGAGAGCTTGTAGCATCATTTGAGGACATCGAGTTACACCGGTTACTGAGGCTCGTCCTAGAGTATCATGTAGACACCATAGCGGTTGACAACATATATGAGCTAGCCCCATCAGAGAACGCGCTGAGGAAGATACTTGAGTTGCTCCCAAGCGGGGTCAGAGTAGTCCAAACCACAGGGTTACCCGGGGGCTCCAGGAGCATAGGTGACATCGCGAGAGAGCTCGGGATGGATCCACGTGTTCAGACACCTCTTAAAACCGCCTACATCAATGCCTTGGCCGCCTACAAGGGCATTGGTCAAGAAGTCAAGGTCTTCGCGGAGAAAACCAGGATAGTTATCACGAAGGGGAGAAGCGTATCACAGGGAGGCATGAGCAGGGATAGGTTCCTGAGGGGCATCAGGGCTAGCATAGTGCAGGCAACTAAGGAGGTTAAACGCGTCCTGGATGAAAACGGGTTCGACTACGACATGGTGATTAAGAGGAGTAAAGGCGGCCTCGAGAAAAGCGTCTTCATAGTCTACGCCCCCAGGGACAGTCTACATGGCTTGGTGAAGCAGTTCAGATACAAGAATGTAAGGATCATGATCAAGCCTTATAGGAGCAGGAGGCTGCTTGAAGTAGGCGAGGAGAAGACACGGATACCAGTAATAGTTGGCGTGGATCCAGGCATGGGGATAGGTGTAGCCGTCCTCACATTGGATGGTGTACCCCTGCTCGTTACCAGCATGAAGAGCCCGGACAGGGATGACGTGGTCGCCGCGGTAAGCGAGCTCGGCAGACCCATAATAGTGGCCACCGATGTCTCAAGGCCCCCTGAAACAGTCGTAAAGCTTGCAGCAATGCTTAATGCAGTACTCTATGCACCAGACCAGGACATGAGTGTCGACGACAAGAATAGGATTGCAAGGGAGTACATGGATAGATACTCGGTCGACATACCTGATGCACATGCCAGGGATGCCCTCGCTGCAGCTGTGAAGGCTTACAACAAGTATAGGAACACTATTGAGGAAGCTAAATCCAAGCTCGCCGGGATAAGGGATGTGGATAGATACCAATTGATAGCTGAGGTGCTCAGAGGCCGCCCGCTTTCAGAGGTGCTCGAAGAATACTTCAAGAGGAATATACCTCGCCGTCAACCAATAGTGGAGGAGAAGCCTACAACTCAGCAGGGATGCGGGAAGCTACGTGAGAAAGTAAGTGCACTGGAGGCGCTTGTCAGGAGGCTCATTGAGGATGTTGAGAAGAGGGACTCCTACATACGGGATCTAGAGCTAGAGCTCAGGTTAATGCGCTCCAGGAAACCAGGTGTAGAAGAATACGAGAGGAAGATAAGCAGCCTCATCGAGGAGATAGAGGCGTTAAGAAGGAGGATCGACGATAAGGATGCCGTTATAAGGGAGCTCTACGGGAAGCTGCTCACGCTCGAGGGGAACATTGTCAAGCTTGGACGCGGGGAGCTAATAATGCTACCTAGGGCCGGGAGTCAAGCAGTGAGGCAGGGGAGTATTAGCAGGGGTGTTTACATGGATAAAGTACTGGAGATACCTGCTGAACTAAGGGAAGCCTTAACCAACGTAAGGGGCTTCATAGCGTCACCTATAGTAGAGGTGGACCCCCTAAAGGAAAGAATACCGGTTGTGAAGCCTGAAACCGTGGTCGAGATAGGAGACTACGTCCTCGTTGATAAAGGGGTTGTGGAGAAGGCTGAGGAGCTCTGGCGTAGAATAAATGAACTAGTGGAGCTCGAGAAGCATGAGAGGATCCTGAGGATGATAGAGGATTACCAGAGATCCAGGCTTAAAAAGCAGACGCCTAATACAGGGTAA